A single Microbacterium protaetiae DNA region contains:
- the kdpA gene encoding potassium-transporting ATPase subunit KdpA → MEWLFAVAALLTLALVLGVFYRPLGDYMAWVYTTAKDWRVERVLYRLAGVDARVQQSWKEYLRALLAFSAVGLVLLFLLEVLQPMLPFSLGHPPLSLDLAFNTAASFVANTNWQAYAPEQTVGFAVQMLGLSVQMFVSAAAGMAVAIALVRGMASRRTGTLGNFWVDLVRTTLRILLPLSIIAALVFIVGGVVQNFSGFTSVATVSGGIQSIPGGPVASQEAIKMLGTNGGGFFNANSAHPFENPTAWTNIFQVFLLLLIPFALPRTFATMVDDQRMGYVLLATMSILFVSVFVALTAFELAGAGAAPTLAGAAMEGKEQRFGILGSTLFGAATTGTSGGAANSLHSSYTALGGMVLMLNMMIGEVSPGGVGAGLYAILVLIVLATFLTGLHLGRAPVFLGKRLGTQQIKIVSVFILVMPALALGGATLTLAIPPIRAQMLAGLGHTGPHGVSEIVYAFVSAAINNGSAFAGLDANTPWLNVTLGIIILLGRFIPITLVLALAGTFAVQERALTTVGELPLRHPQFVAFLIAVIALMALPMFVPYLLVGPLAEGLG, encoded by the coding sequence GTGGAGTGGCTGTTCGCCGTTGCCGCACTACTGACACTGGCACTCGTGCTCGGCGTGTTCTATCGCCCGCTCGGTGACTACATGGCGTGGGTATATACGACGGCGAAGGACTGGCGGGTCGAGCGGGTGCTGTACCGGCTGGCCGGAGTGGACGCCCGCGTGCAGCAGTCATGGAAGGAATACCTGCGCGCTCTGCTGGCCTTCTCTGCCGTCGGGCTCGTGCTTCTCTTCCTGCTCGAAGTGCTCCAGCCGATGCTGCCGTTCTCGCTGGGGCATCCTCCGCTGAGCCTTGACCTCGCATTCAACACCGCGGCGTCGTTCGTCGCGAACACCAACTGGCAGGCTTACGCCCCGGAACAGACGGTGGGCTTCGCGGTGCAGATGCTCGGCCTGAGTGTGCAGATGTTCGTGTCTGCCGCCGCAGGTATGGCGGTGGCGATCGCGCTTGTCCGCGGCATGGCCAGCCGCAGAACCGGAACCCTCGGCAACTTCTGGGTGGATCTGGTGCGCACCACGTTGCGCATCCTCTTGCCGTTGAGCATCATCGCCGCACTCGTCTTCATCGTCGGCGGCGTGGTTCAGAACTTCTCCGGCTTCACGTCTGTGGCCACGGTCAGTGGCGGCATCCAATCGATCCCCGGCGGCCCGGTCGCGTCCCAAGAGGCGATCAAGATGCTCGGCACCAACGGTGGCGGGTTCTTCAACGCCAATTCAGCCCATCCGTTCGAGAACCCGACGGCGTGGACCAACATCTTCCAGGTGTTCCTGTTGCTGTTGATTCCGTTCGCTCTGCCGCGCACGTTCGCCACGATGGTCGATGACCAGCGCATGGGGTACGTGCTTCTGGCCACGATGTCGATTCTGTTCGTGTCTGTTTTCGTTGCCCTCACTGCATTCGAACTGGCCGGTGCCGGCGCGGCACCCACCCTTGCCGGCGCTGCAATGGAAGGCAAAGAGCAGCGATTCGGCATTCTCGGGTCCACACTCTTCGGGGCTGCCACCACCGGAACGTCGGGCGGCGCGGCCAACTCCCTCCACAGTTCGTATACCGCCCTGGGGGGCATGGTGCTCATGCTCAACATGATGATCGGCGAGGTGTCGCCGGGCGGGGTGGGCGCCGGACTCTACGCGATCCTCGTGCTGATAGTGCTCGCGACCTTCCTGACCGGCCTGCATCTGGGCCGCGCGCCGGTGTTCCTCGGCAAGCGGCTCGGAACGCAGCAGATAAAGATCGTGAGCGTGTTCATTCTGGTGATGCCGGCGTTGGCTCTCGGCGGCGCAACACTGACGCTTGCCATCCCCCCGATCCGCGCTCAAATGCTCGCCGGTCTCGGCCACACGGGGCCGCACGGTGTGTCCGAGATCGTCTATGCGTTCGTCTCTGCCGCGATCAACAACGGTTCCGCCTTCGCGGGACTGGATGCGAACACCCCGTGGCTCAACGTCACGCTCGGCATCATCATCCTGCTGGGCCGCTTCATCCCCATAACGCTGGTCTTGGCGCTGGCTGGAACGTTCGCCGTGCAGGAGCGTGCTCTCACCACCGTCGGTGAGTTGCCCCTGCGGCATCCGCAGTTCGTCGCCTTCCTGATCGCCGTCATCGCCCTCATGGCGTTGCCGATGTTCGTGCCGTATCTGCTCGTGGGCCCGCTCGCCGAGGGGCTGGGCTGA
- a CDS encoding helix-turn-helix transcriptional regulator, with product MDHRSEVREFLSTRRDRLTPDQAGLPAYGGNRRVPGLRREEVAMLSGVSVDYYTRLERGNLAGASDSVLGSLARALQLDDAETAHLFDLAHTANASPTATRARKRADGLRPSILRLLNAITDAPAMIRNNYFDYVAANQLGRALYAPLFAHPAHNSARFAFLDPAARDFYVDWDKNTQELVATMRGEAGRNPYDKRLTELVGELSTRSERFRTLWAAHDVRYHRTGVKRLHHPVVGEVELTYEAFELPADPGLSMSTYTAAPGSPSADALRMLASWAATTASSAPRPQNAPADR from the coding sequence ATGGACCACCGCAGTGAGGTGCGCGAGTTCCTCTCCACGCGCAGGGACCGCCTTACGCCCGACCAGGCGGGTCTGCCCGCGTATGGCGGCAACCGGCGCGTTCCCGGCCTGCGCCGCGAAGAGGTCGCCATGCTCTCCGGAGTCAGCGTCGACTACTACACCCGCCTTGAGCGCGGCAACCTCGCCGGCGCGTCCGACAGCGTTCTCGGATCGCTCGCCCGAGCCCTGCAGCTCGACGACGCCGAGACCGCACACCTGTTCGACCTCGCCCACACCGCGAACGCGTCGCCCACTGCGACAAGGGCGCGCAAGCGCGCCGACGGCCTGCGGCCCAGCATCCTGCGTCTGCTCAATGCGATCACCGATGCGCCGGCGATGATCCGCAACAACTACTTCGACTACGTCGCCGCCAACCAGCTTGGCCGTGCCCTGTATGCGCCGCTGTTCGCCCACCCCGCACACAACAGCGCGCGGTTCGCGTTCCTCGATCCGGCGGCCCGAGACTTCTATGTCGATTGGGACAAGAACACGCAGGAGCTGGTGGCAACGATGCGTGGTGAAGCCGGCCGCAACCCGTACGACAAGCGGCTCACCGAGCTCGTGGGCGAGCTGTCGACCCGATCTGAGCGGTTCCGCACCCTGTGGGCGGCCCACGACGTGCGTTACCACCGAACCGGGGTCAAACGCCTGCACCATCCGGTGGTGGGCGAGGTCGAACTCACCTACGAGGCGTTCGAGCTGCCGGCCGACCCGGGTCTGAGCATGTCCACGTATACGGCCGCGCCCGGCTCCCCGTCTGCTGACGCATTGCGCATGCTCGCCAGCTGGGCCGCCACCACCGCGTCGTCTGCGCCCCGTCCGCAGAACGCCCCTGCAGACCGGTAG
- a CDS encoding glutathione peroxidase — protein MDLRDIPITTMEGTQTSLSAFDGKALLIVNVASRCGLAPQYETLEKLQQEYGDRGLQVLGFPSNQFLQELGSNEAIKQFCSTTYGITFPIFDRIRVNGRHEHPLYTELKKTPDASGKAGKVTWNFEKFLVSPSGEVHRFRPRTVPDDPTVIAAIEQSLPGAGGDAV, from the coding sequence ATGGACCTTCGAGACATCCCCATCACAACGATGGAGGGAACGCAGACGTCGCTGTCTGCGTTCGATGGCAAAGCGCTGCTGATCGTCAATGTCGCCTCGCGCTGCGGGCTGGCTCCCCAATACGAGACCCTCGAGAAGCTGCAGCAGGAATACGGCGATCGCGGACTTCAGGTGCTGGGCTTTCCGAGCAATCAGTTTCTGCAAGAGCTGGGCAGCAACGAGGCCATCAAACAGTTCTGCTCGACGACCTACGGGATCACCTTTCCGATCTTCGATCGCATCAGGGTCAACGGACGCCACGAGCACCCGCTCTACACCGAGTTGAAGAAGACTCCGGATGCCTCCGGCAAAGCCGGAAAGGTGACCTGGAACTTTGAGAAGTTCTTGGTCAGTCCTTCGGGCGAGGTGCATCGGTTCCGCCCCCGCACCGTGCCGGATGACCCCACTGTGATCGCGGCGATCGAACAGAGCCTGCCGGGCGCCGGCGGCGACGCGGTGTGA
- a CDS encoding potassium-transporting ATPase subunit F, protein MIVVEVIGAVVGVAAIAYLIIAMIWPERL, encoded by the coding sequence GTGATTGTCGTCGAAGTGATCGGTGCCGTCGTGGGTGTCGCCGCGATCGCCTACCTCATCATCGCCATGATCTGGCCGGAGCGTCTCTAG
- a CDS encoding (R)-mandelonitrile lyase: protein MNIEPQTPTSKNPPEHFAGDVWVDTIATPNEADQRMTVATVHFAPGARTAWHSHARGQYLRVTQGVARVGQRDGTVIEVHPGQTLYTPSGEDHWHAAAPDCFMEHIAMLEAGDDPATTTVWKEHITDDEYAGSAATDRADER from the coding sequence ATGAACATCGAACCGCAGACCCCAACCAGCAAGAACCCTCCGGAACATTTCGCCGGCGACGTGTGGGTGGACACGATCGCCACCCCGAACGAGGCCGACCAGCGGATGACCGTCGCCACGGTGCACTTCGCCCCGGGCGCGCGCACCGCGTGGCACTCCCATGCCCGCGGGCAGTATTTGCGCGTCACACAGGGCGTGGCTCGGGTCGGGCAGCGCGACGGAACGGTCATCGAAGTGCACCCCGGGCAGACGCTGTACACACCATCCGGCGAAGATCACTGGCACGCCGCCGCACCGGACTGCTTCATGGAGCACATCGCGATGCTCGAAGCCGGCGACGACCCGGCCACGACAACGGTGTGGAAGGAACACATCACCGATGACGAATACGCCGGCTCTGCCGCGACCGACCGCGCCGACGAGCGATGA
- the kdpB gene encoding potassium-transporting ATPase subunit KdpB, whose translation MVTRTPEEGLQSRRCRIAVGILLDALRRMNPRTLWTNPVLLLTWCGGALATLVAIVEPFAGGALASGGTTLPPGFSWSIAVWVWLTLFTANLAEALAEGRGRSQTAGLRSTQAAVMTHRVVGYDAKRDPAAWRAEVVDVNSNELVPGDIVVLNEGDPVPLDGEVVWGVASVDESAITGDAGPVIRALGGDRSAVSAGTSVVSDRLIVRVRERHGQSAVDRMIRLAEGARRQKSPNELALSALIASLSLSFIILVLTLNTIVSPVAPAVSIPVLVALVVCLIPTEVAALLSVTGIAAMSRLLQRNVLVSSAHSLETAADITTVMLDKTGTITRGDRRATRLIPLQGCDDDDLLVAAFLSSVDDPTPEGDSIVRLARAGGHPAVAEDVPDGNPVPFSAHTRMSGRDLRDGTRVRKGAESAVLAWLKHGGTQQRREVVDDVHRKTTAIAQTGGTPLLVAVQQPNMPGRVLGVVDLRDSVKPELPARTARLRALGVRSLMVTGDNPVTAEMIASEAGIDDFLGDATPADKLARITREQEAGNFVAMSGDGTNDAPALAQADIGVAMNSATAAAKGAANMIVLDDDPSRLVEIIETGRRQMATRGALITFNIANDVVRYATMFPALFVGTFPGLAKLNVLGMHSPASAILSTLIFSVVVMGILIPLAMAGVPYRMADLGRALTRNLLYYGVGGVVIAAAGIKLIDLVVGLVPGY comes from the coding sequence ATGGTCACGCGCACACCCGAGGAGGGTCTTCAGTCCAGACGGTGCCGTATCGCCGTCGGAATCCTGCTCGATGCACTGCGGCGGATGAACCCCCGGACGCTGTGGACGAACCCGGTGCTGCTGCTCACCTGGTGCGGAGGCGCGCTTGCCACCCTGGTCGCGATCGTCGAGCCGTTCGCGGGGGGCGCGCTCGCGTCTGGAGGAACCACACTGCCACCCGGTTTCTCGTGGTCGATCGCCGTCTGGGTGTGGCTGACCCTGTTCACCGCGAATCTCGCCGAAGCGCTCGCCGAAGGCCGCGGCCGTTCACAGACCGCGGGGCTGCGCTCCACCCAGGCGGCGGTCATGACGCACCGCGTCGTGGGGTACGACGCGAAGAGAGACCCGGCGGCATGGCGCGCTGAGGTCGTCGATGTGAACTCGAACGAGTTGGTACCCGGCGACATCGTCGTGCTGAACGAGGGCGATCCGGTGCCCCTCGACGGCGAAGTCGTGTGGGGCGTCGCATCGGTGGACGAATCGGCGATCACGGGCGACGCAGGACCGGTGATCCGCGCCCTCGGTGGCGACCGGTCCGCTGTCTCCGCCGGCACCAGCGTCGTCTCCGACCGCCTCATCGTTCGCGTCAGGGAACGGCACGGTCAGTCCGCGGTCGACCGGATGATCCGGCTTGCCGAAGGAGCCCGAAGGCAGAAGTCACCGAACGAGCTTGCGCTGAGCGCACTGATAGCTTCGCTCTCACTGTCGTTCATCATCCTGGTCCTCACGCTCAACACGATCGTCTCGCCGGTCGCACCCGCGGTGTCCATCCCCGTCCTGGTGGCGCTGGTGGTGTGCCTCATCCCGACCGAGGTGGCTGCGCTGTTGTCCGTGACCGGAATCGCGGCGATGAGTCGGCTTCTTCAGCGGAATGTGCTCGTCTCTTCCGCGCATTCGCTGGAGACCGCTGCAGACATCACGACAGTGATGCTGGACAAGACGGGGACGATCACGCGCGGAGACAGGCGCGCCACTCGCCTGATCCCCCTACAGGGGTGCGATGACGACGATCTTCTGGTCGCCGCGTTCCTGTCATCGGTCGACGACCCTACGCCCGAGGGTGACTCCATCGTCCGACTGGCGCGTGCCGGTGGCCACCCTGCTGTCGCCGAAGACGTGCCCGACGGAAACCCTGTGCCCTTCAGTGCGCACACCAGAATGTCGGGGCGCGATCTTCGCGACGGTACGCGGGTGCGCAAGGGGGCAGAGTCCGCCGTGCTCGCTTGGCTCAAGCACGGCGGAACCCAGCAGAGACGTGAGGTGGTCGACGACGTACACCGCAAGACCACCGCGATCGCGCAGACGGGCGGTACTCCGTTGCTCGTCGCCGTGCAGCAGCCGAATATGCCCGGGCGCGTGCTCGGCGTCGTGGACCTTCGCGACAGCGTCAAGCCCGAGCTTCCCGCGCGGACGGCACGACTGCGGGCGCTCGGCGTCCGCAGCCTCATGGTCACCGGTGACAATCCGGTCACCGCCGAAATGATCGCCTCCGAAGCCGGCATCGACGACTTCCTGGGCGATGCGACCCCTGCCGACAAGCTCGCGCGAATCACCCGCGAGCAAGAGGCCGGCAACTTCGTGGCGATGAGTGGCGACGGCACGAATGATGCGCCGGCCCTCGCGCAGGCCGACATCGGCGTTGCCATGAACTCCGCAACGGCGGCGGCGAAGGGCGCGGCCAACATGATCGTGCTCGACGACGATCCGAGTCGGCTTGTCGAGATCATTGAGACCGGGCGTCGGCAGATGGCGACCCGCGGCGCCCTGATCACATTCAACATTGCGAACGACGTCGTCAGGTACGCCACGATGTTCCCCGCTCTGTTCGTGGGGACCTTCCCCGGGCTTGCGAAACTGAATGTTCTGGGCATGCACTCGCCGGCATCGGCGATTCTGTCGACGCTGATCTTCAGCGTCGTCGTCATGGGCATCCTGATCCCACTCGCGATGGCAGGCGTTCCCTACCGGATGGCCGACCTCGGCCGCGCACTGACGCGCAATCTGCTTTACTACGGCGTCGGTGGAGTCGTCATCGCCGCAGCAGGTATCAAACTGATCGACCTCGTCGTCGGACTCGTCCCCGGATACTGA
- a CDS encoding dihydrofolate reductase family protein, translating into MSVADEIERLRTEPGDGEIAIGGATLAAQAVEADLIDEYRMTFHPVAVGGGIPYFAQGRDRLDLVHLATRTFASGIVSVRNGVEQERRYQR; encoded by the coding sequence ATGTCTGTCGCCGATGAGATCGAGCGGCTGCGTACTGAACCGGGGGATGGCGAGATAGCGATCGGCGGGGCCACGCTCGCGGCGCAGGCGGTCGAAGCCGATCTCATCGACGAGTATCGGATGACGTTCCACCCGGTGGCCGTCGGCGGCGGCATCCCGTACTTTGCGCAAGGTCGGGACCGCCTCGATCTCGTACACCTCGCGACCCGCACCTTCGCTTCCGGCATCGTGTCGGTGCGCAATGGCGTCGAACAAGAGCGAAGATATCAACGATAG
- a CDS encoding transketolase family protein — protein sequence MKSQRAVWGDTLTELGETDKRIVIVDGDLATSTMAVTFAKAHPERFVEAGIAEQNMVGMAFGMSTLGYRPWLSSFGVFLTNRALDQVRMLVSQTKAPVRLAAAYTGLLNGSAGKTHQDIEDFSIMRAMPNMTILAPADAVEAEAMIRWAAEYDGPLYLRLARDAVADVFGADYVYEHGKPISLREGTDAVVVSTGVQTSRTVEAVQALADDGVSVRHIHVPTLKPLDEHALWQHLDGMSRVFTVEEHSVIGGLGDVVSGVLSAQGAGARQTRIGLADGWSESAPNDFLLDKYGLSPARVAASVAAGLQA from the coding sequence ATGAAATCGCAGCGCGCCGTGTGGGGGGACACCCTCACCGAACTCGGCGAGACCGACAAGCGGATCGTGATCGTCGACGGCGATCTGGCCACCTCGACCATGGCGGTGACCTTCGCAAAGGCCCATCCCGAGAGATTCGTCGAGGCCGGCATCGCCGAGCAGAACATGGTCGGCATGGCGTTCGGCATGTCCACGCTCGGTTACCGCCCGTGGCTGTCTTCGTTCGGGGTCTTCCTGACCAACCGGGCGCTCGACCAGGTCCGCATGCTGGTCTCGCAGACGAAGGCGCCGGTGCGTCTCGCGGCGGCCTACACCGGCCTGCTCAACGGATCTGCGGGCAAGACCCATCAAGACATCGAGGACTTCTCGATCATGCGGGCGATGCCGAACATGACGATCCTCGCTCCCGCCGATGCCGTGGAGGCAGAGGCGATGATCCGGTGGGCGGCGGAGTACGACGGCCCGCTCTATCTGCGCCTCGCGCGCGACGCCGTGGCCGATGTCTTCGGCGCGGACTACGTGTACGAGCACGGCAAGCCGATCTCGCTGCGCGAGGGAACGGATGCCGTCGTGGTATCGACGGGGGTGCAGACCTCGCGTACCGTCGAGGCGGTGCAGGCGCTCGCCGATGACGGTGTGTCTGTGCGGCACATCCACGTGCCCACCCTCAAGCCGCTCGACGAGCACGCCCTCTGGCAGCACCTCGACGGCATGTCGCGCGTGTTCACGGTCGAGGAGCACTCGGTCATCGGAGGGCTGGGTGACGTCGTGTCCGGCGTTCTCAGCGCTCAGGGCGCGGGGGCACGTCAGACACGCATCGGGCTGGCCGACGGCTGGTCGGAGTCTGCACCGAACGACTTCCTTCTCGACAAATACGGCCTTTCCCCCGCACGGGTCGCGGCGAGTGTCGCTGCCGGTCTCCAGGCTTAG
- a CDS encoding HNH endonuclease signature motif containing protein yields the protein MRDPLAGLEDAVAALRRAWAGDAVGVAPAQELDRQTLVAVTEALGAVDRRLGTVCAQVAEAMDRQSRPELGADSLAKEHGYRNAGSMIAATMGIGSGEASRLVGVGKAIAPRLALTGEELPAKHARVAAAMEEGTLTRSAAALIIGMLDRVAVRTNLEDRDAAEAALTTAAPGLTFDQLRKLVAQAEAYLDQDGRAPTENERRGERYLRMFERDDFLIIDAKIPVVAGAPVKAAIQGYVSAAFREAKDDVIAGDDEQIRPSVPQLQADALVQLAEHALGCAQKGVPLGGVSVVVRLDYDTLTEGTGLATIDGIDRPISAAAARHLAASAGIIPAVLNDKSEIMNWGREKRLFTLAQRIALAERDGGCAMCNLPPWMTKAHHLNWWVHDHGETNLDEGVLLCEPCHHRVHDNGWEVRIEGTGRKARVWFIPPARVDPTRTPRLGGRARFDYAA from the coding sequence ATGAGAGATCCTCTGGCTGGACTTGAAGACGCCGTCGCGGCGCTGCGACGAGCGTGGGCGGGGGATGCCGTGGGTGTGGCGCCGGCGCAGGAACTCGATCGGCAGACGCTGGTGGCCGTGACCGAGGCACTGGGCGCCGTCGATCGTCGGCTCGGCACGGTGTGCGCACAGGTCGCCGAGGCCATGGATCGCCAGTCCCGGCCCGAGCTGGGCGCTGATTCTCTTGCAAAAGAGCATGGATACCGCAACGCCGGGTCGATGATCGCCGCGACGATGGGCATCGGCTCAGGCGAGGCGAGTCGGCTCGTCGGCGTCGGCAAGGCGATAGCGCCCCGGCTCGCCCTGACCGGCGAGGAGCTTCCGGCCAAGCATGCCCGTGTCGCTGCGGCGATGGAGGAAGGTACGCTCACCCGGTCCGCTGCTGCCCTGATCATCGGGATGCTCGACCGCGTGGCCGTGCGCACCAATCTCGAGGATCGCGATGCGGCCGAGGCCGCACTGACGACGGCGGCGCCGGGTCTCACCTTTGACCAGCTGCGCAAGCTCGTCGCCCAGGCCGAGGCTTATCTGGATCAAGACGGCCGTGCGCCCACTGAGAACGAGCGCCGGGGCGAGCGTTATCTGCGCATGTTCGAGCGCGACGACTTCCTGATCATCGATGCGAAGATCCCCGTGGTGGCAGGGGCGCCGGTGAAGGCGGCGATCCAGGGCTACGTCTCCGCGGCGTTCCGTGAGGCGAAAGACGATGTGATCGCCGGCGACGACGAGCAGATCCGTCCGAGCGTGCCGCAGCTGCAGGCCGATGCCCTCGTGCAACTGGCCGAGCACGCCCTCGGGTGCGCGCAGAAGGGCGTTCCGCTGGGTGGAGTCTCGGTTGTGGTGCGTCTGGACTATGACACGCTCACCGAGGGCACCGGCCTCGCCACCATCGACGGCATCGATAGGCCGATTTCGGCCGCCGCGGCGCGTCATCTGGCAGCCAGTGCCGGAATCATCCCCGCCGTGCTGAACGATAAGAGCGAGATCATGAATTGGGGCCGTGAGAAGCGTCTCTTCACGCTGGCTCAGCGCATCGCGCTCGCCGAACGAGACGGCGGATGCGCCATGTGCAATCTGCCGCCCTGGATGACCAAGGCACATCACCTGAACTGGTGGGTGCACGACCACGGAGAGACGAACCTCGACGAGGGTGTGCTGCTCTGCGAACCCTGTCACCATCGCGTCCACGACAACGGGTGGGAGGTGCGCATCGAGGGGACCGGTCGCAAAGCCCGGGTCTGGTTCATTCCGCCGGCCCGTGTCGACCCGACGCGTACACCCCGGCTGGGCGGTCGCGCGCGCTTCGACTACGCGGCGTGA
- the iolB gene encoding 5-deoxy-glucuronate isomerase yields the protein MADLSRQWFYKRGELARDGWESVVDDTTPGWEHTGIRVARLNDGTTLDLPGSGVEKVIVPLAGSAIVTYTEDGVEHTVELAGRSSVFDGTTDVLYLSSATTGTLAGSGRIAVATSPTDVVKPTRYIAAEETPIELRGAGASSRQVHNFGTVAALDAARLIVCEVITPSQNWSSYPPHKHDEEVPGREVPLEEIYYFEAAETRSARREPSDAAFGLFSTYSSPAGSIDIGAKVHSGDIAIVPFGYHGPAVAAPGYDLYYLNVMAGPSPERAWVVSDDPDHAWVRELWEGLEPDSRLPYVAD from the coding sequence ATGGCCGATCTGAGCAGACAGTGGTTCTACAAGCGCGGTGAACTGGCACGCGACGGGTGGGAGAGTGTGGTGGACGACACGACGCCCGGCTGGGAGCACACGGGCATCCGCGTCGCACGGCTGAACGACGGCACCACTCTTGATCTGCCGGGATCCGGCGTCGAGAAGGTCATCGTCCCGCTCGCCGGATCTGCGATCGTCACATACACCGAAGACGGGGTCGAGCACACGGTCGAGCTGGCGGGCAGGTCGTCGGTCTTCGACGGCACCACCGATGTGCTCTACCTCTCCAGCGCGACCACCGGCACGCTCGCCGGGTCGGGACGGATAGCGGTCGCGACGTCGCCGACCGATGTCGTCAAGCCGACGCGCTACATCGCCGCGGAAGAGACCCCGATCGAGCTGAGGGGTGCCGGGGCCTCCTCGCGACAAGTGCACAACTTCGGCACCGTGGCCGCACTCGATGCCGCTCGGCTCATCGTGTGCGAGGTCATCACTCCGTCGCAGAACTGGTCGTCGTACCCGCCCCACAAGCACGACGAAGAGGTGCCGGGGCGAGAGGTGCCGCTCGAGGAGATCTACTACTTCGAGGCCGCTGAAACCCGCAGCGCCCGGCGCGAACCCAGCGATGCCGCGTTCGGACTGTTCAGCACTTATTCGTCTCCGGCCGGATCGATCGACATCGGCGCCAAGGTGCACAGCGGTGACATCGCCATCGTGCCGTTCGGCTACCACGGCCCGGCCGTGGCCGCGCCCGGCTACGACCTCTACTACCTGAACGTCATGGCCGGCCCCTCGCCCGAGCGCGCCTGGGTCGTCAGCGACGACCCCGATCACGCCTGGGTGCGCGAACTGTGGGAGGGGCTGGAGCCGGACTCTCGCCTGCCCTACGTCGCAGACTGA
- the kdpC gene encoding potassium-transporting ATPase subunit KdpC, with protein MSSALRAGRTLLAAVVIMIALTVVLGVVYPLVITGIGQLAFPWQANGSVLHDKQGAAVGSALLGQSFVDADGDPLPRYFQSRPSEAADGYAGTSSGGSNLGPESATLIAEIRQRTTQIATFNGVPESEVPADAVTASASGLDPDISPAYAQIQVARVARARGIPVAEVAALVRRYTQGLDAAPLGEGTVNVVELNLALDER; from the coding sequence ATGAGCTCCGCTCTCCGCGCAGGTCGCACGCTGCTGGCGGCCGTCGTCATCATGATCGCCCTCACGGTCGTGCTCGGTGTGGTGTACCCGCTCGTGATCACCGGGATCGGGCAGCTTGCCTTTCCTTGGCAGGCGAACGGATCCGTGCTCCACGACAAGCAGGGGGCGGCAGTCGGCTCGGCGCTGCTCGGGCAATCCTTCGTGGATGCCGATGGTGATCCGCTTCCGCGCTACTTCCAGTCGCGCCCGTCGGAGGCCGCCGACGGATACGCGGGCACGAGCTCGGGGGGATCCAACCTTGGTCCGGAGAGCGCGACGCTCATCGCAGAGATCCGGCAGCGCACCACGCAGATCGCGACTTTCAATGGGGTACCGGAATCCGAGGTTCCCGCTGACGCCGTGACGGCATCCGCTTCAGGTCTGGATCCTGACATCAGTCCGGCGTATGCGCAGATCCAGGTCGCCCGTGTCGCCCGTGCCCGCGGCATTCCGGTCGCCGAGGTCGCGGCGCTCGTGCGCAGGTACACGCAAGGTCTGGATGCCGCTCCCCTCGGCGAGGGCACGGTCAATGTCGTGGAACTCAACCTCGCACTCGACGAGCGCTGA